The following are from one region of the Coffea eugenioides isolate CCC68of chromosome 2, Ceug_1.0, whole genome shotgun sequence genome:
- the LOC113761930 gene encoding uncharacterized protein LOC113761930: protein MHISLRPNISKMNSALKYPCKRPCISNHFKLPKASIKKGQANYAYNTAAYSRRELLVKACSPSSSGGEKKTARRSFLSLEEAGLVEVSGLSPHERFLCRLTVSSLNLLKVIAEQEGCAIEELNAGRVCDWFLKDKLKREQNLESAVLQWDDDDGPDFQF, encoded by the exons ATGCATATATCTCTTCGTCCAAACATCTCCAAAATGAATTCTGCACTCAAATATCCTTGTAAAAGACCATGTATTTCCAatcatttcaagcttccaaaaGCTAGCATCAAAAAAGGGCAAGCGAATTACGCTTATAACACTGCTGCTTATTCGAGAAGAGAACTATTAGTAAAAGCATGCAGTCCTAGTAGTAGCGGCGGAGAGAAAAAGACTGCAAGGCGTAGCTTCTTGTCTCTAGAAGAAGCGGGTTTAGTGGAAGTATCCGGCCTCAGCCCTCATGAGCGTTTTCTATGTCGATTAACG GTATCGTCACTGAATCTGCTAAAAGTGATAGCAGAGCAGGAAGGGTGTGCGATTGAGGAGCTGAATGCGGGGAGAGTTTGTGATTGGTTTTTAAAAGATAAGCTAAAGAGGGAGCAGAATTTGGAGTCTGCGGTCCTGCAATGGGATGATGATGATGGTCCAGATTTCCAATTTTAA